A single bacterium DNA region contains:
- the tilS gene encoding tRNA lysidine(34) synthetase TilS, producing MPIRDKLLQAVARYDLLDPHDRVLVGVSGGQDSLALLLLLHELAPDLQIELVVAHLHHGLRGEAADADQQYVGDLAARLGLPFATDRTDVAALAEGEKIGIEEAGRRARYRFFDRAADGHGCHKIALAHTATDRAETLLMHLFRGAGLQGLRAIPPRRGRIIRPLILVTRQETGEYCRITNTEVRLDSTNLDPAPLRNRLRADLLPQLEREYGPGIEGALCRAAEHALAEIEWTEPLVEQALAGARQGQGLSLERLREMPRGLRHRVLRRFLHEAGHPLVDVAQERWEALEALVEAGGTGRRLELSPGPGVELVYGVLAVAEPAAETEADEGAVRLCVPGRVELPGGRAMVATVAAAPTEHYPPAEANCAVLDADRAGEVLLVRRARPGDRFVPLGMSGQKKLQDFFVDNKVPSRQRRPWLVTREDGEILWIVGHRLAAAARVQGGTKRLLTLSLGEL from the coding sequence ATGCCGATCCGCGACAAGCTGCTGCAGGCCGTTGCACGCTACGACCTTCTCGACCCCCACGATCGTGTGCTCGTCGGCGTGTCCGGGGGCCAAGACTCCCTGGCCCTGCTGCTGCTCCTGCACGAGTTGGCTCCGGACCTGCAGATCGAGCTGGTCGTCGCCCACCTGCACCATGGCCTGCGGGGCGAGGCAGCGGACGCCGACCAGCAGTACGTGGGAGATCTGGCGGCGCGTCTGGGCCTGCCCTTTGCGACCGACCGGACGGACGTCGCGGCGTTGGCCGAGGGTGAGAAGATCGGGATCGAGGAGGCCGGGCGACGGGCCCGCTACCGCTTCTTTGACCGTGCCGCCGATGGGCACGGCTGCCACAAGATCGCGCTGGCCCACACGGCCACCGACCGCGCCGAGACGCTGCTGATGCACCTGTTCCGCGGCGCGGGGCTGCAGGGCCTGCGCGCCATTCCCCCCCGCCGCGGCCGCATCATTCGCCCCCTCATCCTCGTCACCCGACAGGAAACAGGGGAGTATTGCCGAATCACTAACACTGAGGTGCGGCTGGATAGCACCAATCTCGACCCAGCGCCGCTGCGGAACCGCCTGCGGGCCGATCTCCTCCCGCAACTGGAGCGGGAGTACGGCCCGGGGATCGAGGGGGCGCTGTGCCGGGCGGCTGAGCACGCCCTGGCGGAGATCGAGTGGACCGAGCCGCTGGTAGAGCAGGCGCTCGCGGGGGCACGGCAGGGCCAGGGGCTGTCCCTGGAGCGGCTGCGGGAGATGCCGCGCGGGTTGCGACACCGGGTGCTGCGGCGCTTCCTGCACGAGGCGGGACACCCGCTGGTTGACGTCGCCCAGGAACGCTGGGAAGCCCTGGAAGCGTTGGTAGAGGCGGGGGGCACCGGCCGGCGGCTGGAACTATCGCCCGGTCCGGGGGTCGAACTAGTGTACGGCGTCCTGGCGGTCGCGGAGCCGGCGGCGGAGACCGAGGCGGACGAGGGGGCAGTGCGGCTCTGTGTGCCGGGGCGGGTGGAGTTGCCGGGCGGTCGGGCGATGGTAGCGACTGTCGCGGCGGCGCCCACGGAGCATTACCCGCCAGCCGAGGCCAACTGCGCGGTGTTGGATGCCGACCGGGCGGGCGAGGTCCTGCTCGTGCGGCGTGCCCGGCCCGGAGACCGCTTCGTGCCGCTGGGCATGAGCGGCCAGAAGAAGCTGCAGGACTTCTTTGTGGACAACAAGGTGCCGTCCCGGCAGCGCCGGCCGTGGCTGGTGACGCGGGAGGACGGCGAGATCCTGTGGATCGTGGGGCACCGGCTGGCCGCGGCGGCCCGCGTTCAGGGGGGGACCAAGCGACTGTTGACGTTGAGTCTGGGCGAGCTGTAG
- the ftsH gene encoding ATP-dependent zinc metalloprotease FtsH yields MKQNPIVYLIVAAAMLFVFLQIPRISQQTQKTLHYENYTDMEQDLRTGAISKLTLYGTNKAMGDFRPGAKDGKTNFIVQVPGDPQYHAQLKAINPNVPIAYYEGTWGDMVGRLALNVIPFLLIAFLFYVFLVRQMKATGGQALSFGRSHAKMAADNFAKVTFNDVAGMEEVKQELQEVVDFLRDPERFRALGAKIPRGVLLVGPPGCGKTLLARAVAGEAGVAFFYISGSDFVEMFVGVGASRVRDLFDQAKQHLPAIVFIDELDAVGRLRGAGLGGGHDEREQTLNALLVEMDGFDPNADVILLAATNRPDILDPALLRPGRFDRRVVVPNPDVKEREAILQIYCKNKPLADDVDLKVLARRSPGFSGADIENLVNEAALLAARRNKKIITMPEFDEAIERVIAGPERKSRVIRDTERRVLAYHEAGHALVGSMLPNFDATYKVTILPRGMALGYTISLPEDDRYLMTKTELLSRMTQALGGRASEELIIGDITTGAANDLERVTQIAREMVTEYGMSDELGPVTYGRKHGPVFLAKEFSEERNYSEDIARRIDDEVRRIVDTCYARAREIIMDHREKMERLVEVLLDQETLDQDEVAAIMAGEELPEKPKVTGTPSPKPPTEPPDKRPGVVTRPVREAPGS; encoded by the coding sequence ATGAAGCAGAACCCGATCGTATACCTCATCGTAGCCGCGGCGATGCTCTTTGTCTTCTTGCAGATCCCCCGGATCAGCCAGCAGACCCAGAAGACGCTGCACTATGAGAACTACACGGACATGGAGCAGGACCTGCGTACCGGCGCCATCTCCAAGCTGACGCTGTACGGCACCAACAAGGCCATGGGCGACTTCCGCCCCGGGGCCAAGGACGGCAAGACCAACTTCATCGTGCAGGTGCCGGGCGACCCGCAGTACCATGCCCAGCTCAAGGCCATCAACCCCAACGTGCCGATTGCGTACTATGAGGGCACCTGGGGCGACATGGTGGGGCGGCTGGCGCTCAACGTCATCCCGTTCCTGCTCATCGCCTTCCTGTTCTATGTGTTCCTCGTGCGGCAGATGAAGGCCACCGGCGGGCAGGCGCTGTCCTTCGGGCGCAGCCACGCCAAGATGGCGGCGGACAACTTCGCCAAGGTCACCTTCAACGACGTCGCCGGCATGGAGGAAGTCAAGCAGGAGCTGCAGGAGGTCGTGGACTTCCTGCGCGACCCGGAGCGCTTCCGGGCCCTGGGCGCCAAGATCCCCCGGGGCGTGCTGCTGGTGGGCCCGCCCGGGTGTGGCAAGACCCTCCTGGCCCGCGCGGTGGCCGGTGAAGCGGGTGTGGCCTTCTTCTACATCAGCGGCTCGGACTTCGTGGAGATGTTCGTGGGCGTGGGCGCCTCGCGCGTCCGCGACCTGTTCGACCAGGCCAAGCAGCATCTGCCGGCCATTGTCTTCATTGATGAGCTGGATGCGGTGGGGCGCCTGCGCGGCGCCGGCCTCGGCGGCGGGCACGATGAGCGCGAGCAGACCCTCAACGCCCTGCTCGTGGAGATGGACGGCTTCGACCCCAATGCCGATGTCATTCTGCTGGCGGCAACCAATCGCCCCGACATCCTCGACCCGGCGCTGCTGCGGCCGGGCCGCTTTGACCGCCGCGTGGTCGTGCCTAATCCCGACGTGAAGGAGCGCGAGGCTATTCTGCAGATCTACTGCAAGAACAAGCCCCTCGCCGACGATGTGGACCTCAAGGTGCTGGCACGGCGGAGCCCGGGCTTTTCCGGGGCGGACATCGAGAACCTCGTGAACGAGGCGGCCCTGCTGGCGGCGCGGCGCAACAAGAAGATCATCACCATGCCTGAGTTCGATGAGGCCATCGAGCGCGTCATCGCCGGCCCGGAGCGCAAGAGCCGCGTCATCCGCGACACCGAGCGCCGCGTGCTGGCGTACCACGAGGCCGGACACGCCCTGGTCGGCAGCATGCTGCCAAACTTCGACGCCACCTACAAGGTCACGATCCTCCCCCGCGGCATGGCCCTGGGCTACACCATCAGCCTGCCCGAGGATGACCGCTACCTGATGACCAAGACCGAGCTGCTCAGCCGCATGACGCAGGCGCTCGGGGGGCGGGCGTCCGAGGAACTTATCATCGGCGACATCACCACCGGGGCGGCCAACGATCTGGAGCGCGTGACGCAGATCGCGCGCGAGATGGTGACCGAATACGGCATGAGCGACGAACTGGGGCCCGTCACATACGGCCGCAAGCATGGCCCGGTCTTCCTGGCCAAGGAATTCAGCGAGGAGCGCAACTACTCCGAGGACATCGCGCGTCGGATTGATGACGAGGTGCGGCGGATCGTGGACACATGCTATGCCCGCGCCCGCGAGATCATCATGGACCACCGTGAGAAGATGGAGCGGCTGGTCGAGGTGCTGCTGGACCAGGAGACGCTGGATCAGGACGAGGTGGCGGCGATCATGGCCGGCGAGGAGCTGCCGGAGAAGCCGAAGGTCACCGGCACGCCGTCGCCCAAGCCGCCGACCGAGCCGCCCGACAAGCGCCCGGGCGTGGTGACGCGCCCGGTGCGCGAGGCGCCGGGGTCGTGA
- a CDS encoding DegT/DnrJ/EryC1/StrS family aminotransferase, with protein MAGYHYFDDEDLQAVRAVLDKGNLCSIGTGTQSELFEQEFAAEFGSPYGLTVVNAMAGLHVAVGASGAGAGSEVICDPLVVFGALAVMYHNAVPIFADIDVDTQLMDPVAFEAAITDRTKAVIVTHWAGLMADLDPIRQIAARHGILVIEDCSHAIYAKYQGQYAGTVGDVGVFSFQQSKQMALGDGGMTIMRDPDVRRHMYDMTTFGTCPKLLSWNYRMNEVVAAIGRVQLRRARSYVDICIENAGLLTEAVAGYEAIVKPQVNPDPAQYEHTYHIWAARFEGDKVGVDYGAFKQACADQGVPIGFGYIGAPAYKQDTIRDQIGYGRDCPRGCPLAERHPDYTQDLCPNAEYLMPRIMLSGTGGDRANYVRTAEKLRGVLESFG; from the coding sequence GTGGCAGGCTACCACTACTTCGATGACGAGGATCTCCAGGCCGTCAGAGCCGTGCTGGACAAGGGCAACCTGTGCTCCATCGGCACCGGCACGCAGTCCGAGCTGTTTGAGCAGGAGTTCGCGGCCGAGTTCGGCTCGCCCTATGGACTGACCGTGGTCAACGCCATGGCCGGGCTCCATGTGGCAGTGGGGGCCTCCGGCGCCGGGGCGGGGAGCGAGGTGATCTGCGATCCGCTGGTCGTCTTCGGCGCTTTGGCGGTGATGTACCATAATGCGGTGCCGATCTTCGCCGACATTGACGTGGACACCCAGCTGATGGACCCGGTGGCCTTTGAGGCCGCCATCACGGACCGCACCAAGGCCGTCATCGTCACCCACTGGGCCGGGCTGATGGCCGACCTGGACCCGATCCGGCAGATCGCCGCCAGGCATGGCATCCTGGTCATCGAGGACTGCTCGCACGCCATCTACGCCAAGTACCAGGGACAGTATGCCGGGACGGTGGGGGATGTGGGGGTCTTCTCGTTCCAGCAGTCCAAGCAGATGGCCCTCGGCGACGGCGGGATGACGATCATGCGCGACCCCGACGTACGGCGGCACATGTATGACATGACCACCTTCGGCACCTGCCCCAAGCTGCTGTCATGGAACTACCGGATGAATGAGGTCGTGGCGGCCATCGGCCGGGTGCAGCTCAGACGCGCTCGCAGCTACGTGGACATCTGCATCGAGAACGCCGGGCTGCTCACCGAGGCGGTCGCGGGCTACGAGGCCATCGTCAAGCCGCAGGTGAACCCCGACCCGGCGCAGTATGAGCATACCTACCACATCTGGGCGGCGCGCTTCGAGGGCGACAAGGTGGGCGTTGACTACGGGGCCTTCAAGCAGGCCTGCGCCGACCAGGGAGTGCCCATCGGCTTCGGCTACATCGGCGCCCCGGCCTACAAGCAGGACACCATTCGCGACCAGATCGGCTACGGGCGGGACTGCCCGCGCGGCTGCCCGCTGGCCGAGCGCCACCCCGACTACACCCAGGACCTGTGCCCGAACGCCGAGTACCTGATGCCCCGGATCATGCTCAGCGGCACCGGCGGGGACCGGGCCAACTACGTGCGGACGGCGGAGAAGCTGCGGGGCGTGCTTGAGTCGTTTGGCTAA
- the thrC gene encoding threonine synthase, translating to MTPVCRRWPGLIEAYKDFLPVTDATPRITLLEGNTPLIESKHLAPQWAPNLRVFFKYEGLNPTGSFKDRGMTMAISKAAERGVKATLCASTGNTSASAAAYSTRAGMMSIVLIPEGKIALGKLAQALAFGARTLQVAGNFDDCLGIVREITDNYPIELLNSLNPMRMEGQKTGAFEICDVLGGPPDFHVLPVGNAGNITAYWWGYLAYKEAGVIDRLPRMCGFQAAGAAPLVHGAPVAKPETVATAIRIGNPARWHDAMAAVNDSGGLVDLVTDEEILTAYSELASQEGIFCEPASAASVAGLKRLIASGFFGQEKATVVCVLTGHGLKDPDNAIKIAAQPEQVPADTQQVVDLLGL from the coding sequence ATGACACCAGTATGCCGTCGCTGGCCCGGCCTCATTGAGGCCTACAAGGACTTCCTGCCCGTCACGGACGCGACGCCGCGCATCACGCTGCTCGAGGGCAACACGCCGCTGATCGAGAGCAAGCACCTGGCGCCGCAGTGGGCTCCGAACCTGCGGGTGTTCTTCAAGTATGAGGGTCTCAACCCGACCGGCTCCTTCAAAGACCGTGGGATGACCATGGCGATCTCGAAGGCCGCCGAGCGGGGCGTGAAGGCCACGCTGTGCGCGTCCACCGGCAACACGTCGGCCTCGGCGGCAGCGTACTCGACCCGCGCAGGCATGATGTCCATCGTGCTGATCCCCGAGGGCAAGATTGCGCTGGGCAAGCTGGCCCAGGCGCTGGCGTTCGGGGCGCGCACGCTGCAGGTCGCCGGGAACTTCGACGACTGCCTGGGCATCGTCCGCGAGATCACCGACAACTACCCCATCGAGCTGCTCAACTCGCTCAACCCCATGCGCATGGAGGGCCAGAAGACCGGCGCCTTCGAGATCTGCGATGTCCTGGGCGGGCCGCCGGACTTTCACGTGCTGCCCGTGGGCAACGCCGGGAACATCACGGCCTACTGGTGGGGCTACCTGGCCTACAAGGAAGCGGGCGTCATTGACCGCCTGCCGCGCATGTGCGGCTTCCAGGCCGCGGGGGCGGCCCCGCTCGTGCATGGCGCCCCGGTCGCGAAGCCGGAGACGGTCGCGACCGCCATCCGCATCGGCAACCCGGCGCGGTGGCATGACGCCATGGCCGCGGTGAACGACAGCGGCGGGCTGGTGGACCTCGTGACCGATGAGGAGATACTGACGGCGTACTCCGAGTTGGCCTCGCAGGAGGGCATCTTCTGCGAGCCGGCGTCGGCGGCGTCGGTGGCGGGGCTGAAGAGGCTCATCGCCAGCGGCTTCTTCGGTCAGGAGAAGGCGACGGTGGTTTGCGTCCTGACCGGCCACGGCCTCAAGGACCCGGACAACGCGATCAAGATCGCGGCGCAGCCCGAGCAGGTGCCGGCGGATACGCAGCAGGTGGTGGACTTGCTGGGGCTGTAG
- a CDS encoding sugar phosphate isomerase/epimerase: MSCRIALQLYTVRDHMQTAEDVAKTLKTVAKIGYKYVEVCGWGVTGVAKMKKLLDANGLTACSTHCSFADMQSDIAQVIADHETLGCKFPGIGGMPGEYRSSGEGFATFAKLANEVGEKLAAAGMSFCYHNHSFELAKFDGKTGLDILCENSDPRFVHNELDVYWVQHGGGSPVAYITKLADRTPLVHFKDMGISPDMKQFFAEVGEGNLDWASIIAACRAHDVQYCIVEQDVCPGDSLDSVKISFDNMKAMGLSVQ; this comes from the coding sequence ATGAGTTGCCGCATCGCACTTCAGCTCTACACGGTCCGCGACCATATGCAGACCGCCGAGGACGTCGCCAAGACCCTCAAGACCGTCGCCAAGATCGGCTACAAGTACGTGGAGGTCTGCGGCTGGGGCGTCACCGGCGTCGCCAAGATGAAGAAGCTGCTCGACGCCAACGGTCTGACCGCCTGCTCCACCCACTGCAGCTTCGCCGATATGCAGAGCGACATCGCGCAGGTCATCGCCGACCACGAGACGCTGGGCTGCAAGTTCCCCGGCATCGGTGGCATGCCCGGCGAGTACCGCAGCTCCGGCGAGGGCTTCGCGACCTTTGCCAAGCTGGCCAACGAGGTGGGGGAGAAGCTCGCCGCCGCCGGCATGAGCTTCTGCTACCACAACCACAGCTTCGAGCTGGCCAAATTCGACGGCAAGACCGGCCTCGACATCCTGTGTGAGAACTCCGACCCGCGCTTCGTGCACAACGAGCTGGACGTGTACTGGGTGCAGCACGGCGGCGGCAGCCCCGTGGCCTACATCACCAAGCTGGCCGACCGCACGCCGTTGGTCCACTTCAAGGACATGGGCATCTCGCCGGACATGAAGCAGTTCTTCGCCGAGGTGGGGGAGGGCAACCTGGACTGGGCGAGCATCATCGCCGCCTGCCGCGCGCACGACGTGCAGTACTGCATCGTCGAGCAGGACGTCTGCCCGGGCGACAGCCTCGACAGTGTCAAGATCAGCTTCGACAACATGAAGGCGATGGGGCTGTCGGTCCAGTAG
- a CDS encoding biotin carboxyl carrier domain-containing protein, whose amino-acid sequence MEQITNDDLMWLMQVLQAEPLAEIEVAVGDDRVVLKATAGGPATAAPAAAGAASAAASAPVAPQIPEGTEPLRSPMAGIFYRRPSPDKPPYAEPGDEVQVGDTIGLIEAMKLFNEVTSHLHGRVVKFLPDNGAHVEADEPLVLIEPFHFRD is encoded by the coding sequence ATGGAACAGATCACCAACGACGACTTGATGTGGCTGATGCAGGTGCTGCAGGCCGAGCCGCTGGCGGAGATTGAGGTCGCCGTCGGCGACGACCGGGTGGTGCTCAAGGCCACTGCCGGCGGCCCGGCGACCGCGGCCCCGGCAGCGGCCGGCGCCGCATCGGCGGCTGCGTCAGCCCCGGTCGCGCCGCAGATCCCCGAAGGGACCGAGCCGCTGCGCTCCCCCATGGCGGGGATCTTCTACCGGAGGCCCTCGCCCGACAAGCCGCCGTACGCGGAGCCGGGCGACGAGGTGCAGGTCGGCGACACCATCGGCCTGATCGAGGCCATGAAGCTGTTCAACGAGGTCACGAGCCACCTGCACGGTCGGGTCGTCAAGTTCCTCCCCGACAACGGAGCGCACGTGGAGGCTGACGAGCCCCTCGTGCTCATCGAGCCGTTCCATTTCCGGGATTAG
- a CDS encoding phosphoribosylaminoimidazolesuccinocarboxamide synthase, which translates to MSDRPQQAVLETDLPGAISRRQGKVRDIYEYPDGMLLVASDRISAFDVIMANGIPGKGKVLTQLSVFWFAQTESIIPNHLLSHRVKDFPAAVQDQGYILADRSMWCRKAQVVPIECVVRGYLAGSGWKSYQKSGLVGEHKLGPGLVESARLPEPLFTPTTKEESGHDMPVDMQGVRDRVGTELAERLRDVSLQVFTAASDLAASRGFLLCDTKFEFGIADGELILVDELLTPDSSRYWDAGKYEPGRAQEAFDKQYVRDYLETLDWNKEPPGPELPGEVVGETRRIYQEAYRRLTGLEPPG; encoded by the coding sequence ATGTCTGACCGACCCCAACAGGCTGTCCTGGAGACCGATCTGCCCGGCGCGATCAGCCGCCGGCAGGGCAAGGTCCGGGACATCTATGAGTACCCCGACGGGATGCTGCTCGTCGCCAGCGACCGCATCTCCGCCTTCGATGTCATCATGGCGAACGGCATCCCCGGCAAGGGCAAGGTGCTGACCCAGCTCTCCGTGTTCTGGTTTGCCCAGACCGAGAGCATCATCCCCAACCACCTGCTCAGCCACCGCGTGAAGGACTTCCCGGCCGCGGTGCAGGACCAGGGCTACATCCTGGCCGACCGCAGCATGTGGTGCCGCAAGGCCCAGGTCGTGCCGATTGAGTGCGTGGTGCGGGGCTATCTGGCCGGCTCGGGGTGGAAGTCGTACCAGAAGAGCGGCCTGGTGGGCGAGCATAAGCTGGGGCCGGGCCTGGTCGAGTCGGCCAGGCTGCCGGAGCCGCTGTTCACCCCCACCACCAAGGAAGAGAGCGGGCATGACATGCCCGTGGATATGCAGGGCGTGCGCGACCGGGTGGGGACGGAACTGGCCGAGCGGCTGCGTGACGTCTCGCTGCAAGTGTTCACCGCCGCGTCGGACCTCGCCGCCTCGCGCGGCTTCCTGCTTTGTGACACGAAGTTCGAGTTCGGGATCGCTGACGGTGAGCTGATCCTCGTGGACGAGCTGCTGACGCCGGACTCGTCGCGCTACTGGGACGCCGGCAAGTACGAGCCGGGGCGCGCCCAGGAGGCCTTCGACAAGCAGTACGTGCGCGATTACCTGGAGACCCTCGACTGGAACAAGGAGCCCCCCGGCCCGGAACTGCCTGGCGAGGTCGTCGGCGAGACCCGACGCATCTACCAGGAGGCATACCGGCGCCTCACGGGGCTGGAGCCGCCGGGGTAG
- a CDS encoding homoserine dehydrogenase — protein sequence MPDSIKVGIIGFGIVGAGTYRALTRNADSITRRAGAPVVVTKIADVDWTRERDIAVPEEIRTTDAMALVSDPDIDIVVETIGGVKPALDFVLAAIAHGKSVVTSNKELIARHGHEILARAEEQGVDVEFEGAVGGVIPIIRSLKESLEADRVVEIMGIVNGTTNYILTRMSQEGLDFGTALAEAQALGYAEADPTNDVEGYDARYKIAILAASAFGLNVQLDDIYAEGITQVTPHDIAYAKTMGYVIKLLAIARRGDGDRIEARVHPVMLRDSHPLAAVNGVFNAIFVRGEGCDDVMLYGRGAGGHPTGVAVAGDVLDCARNRLHQASGRVLCTCEAPAQVMPMAEVQTKSYLRMRVKDRPGVLGSIATIFGTEGVSIASVHQSATDGQVAEIVWVTHKNPESQLQSALGAISRLAIVEEIPATLRVED from the coding sequence ATGCCAGACAGCATCAAGGTCGGTATCATCGGGTTCGGCATCGTCGGCGCCGGGACGTACCGCGCGCTGACCCGCAACGCCGACAGCATCACGCGCCGCGCCGGCGCCCCGGTCGTGGTCACCAAGATCGCGGACGTGGACTGGACGCGCGAGCGCGACATCGCTGTGCCCGAAGAGATCCGCACTACCGATGCCATGGCCCTCGTCAGCGACCCCGACATTGACATCGTCGTGGAGACCATCGGCGGCGTCAAGCCGGCCCTGGACTTCGTGCTGGCCGCCATCGCCCACGGCAAGAGCGTCGTCACCTCCAACAAGGAACTCATCGCCCGCCACGGGCATGAGATCCTGGCGCGGGCCGAGGAGCAGGGCGTGGACGTGGAGTTCGAGGGCGCCGTCGGCGGCGTCATCCCCATCATCCGCTCGCTCAAGGAGAGCCTCGAGGCCGACCGTGTCGTGGAGATCATGGGGATCGTCAACGGCACGACCAACTACATCCTGACCCGCATGAGCCAGGAAGGGCTGGACTTCGGGACGGCGCTGGCCGAGGCCCAGGCACTGGGGTATGCCGAGGCCGACCCGACCAACGACGTCGAAGGCTACGACGCGCGCTACAAGATCGCCATTCTGGCAGCCAGCGCCTTCGGGCTGAACGTGCAACTCGACGACATCTACGCCGAGGGCATCACCCAGGTCACGCCCCACGACATCGCCTACGCCAAGACGATGGGCTATGTCATCAAGCTCCTGGCCATCGCCCGGCGGGGCGACGGTGACCGCATCGAGGCGCGCGTCCACCCGGTCATGCTGCGCGACAGCCACCCACTGGCGGCCGTGAACGGCGTCTTCAACGCCATCTTCGTCCGCGGCGAGGGCTGTGACGACGTGATGCTCTACGGGCGCGGAGCGGGCGGCCACCCCACCGGCGTGGCCGTGGCCGGCGATGTGCTGGACTGCGCCCGCAACCGCCTGCACCAGGCTTCGGGCCGCGTGCTGTGCACCTGCGAAGCCCCGGCCCAGGTCATGCCGATGGCCGAAGTGCAGACCAAGAGCTACCTGCGGATGCGCGTCAAGGACCGCCCGGGCGTGCTCGGCTCCATCGCCACGATTTTCGGCACCGAGGGTGTCAGCATCGCCTCGGTGCACCAGTCGGCCACGGACGGGCAAGTCGCCGAGATCGTGTGGGTGACCCACAAGAACCCCGAGAGCCAGTTGCAGTCCGCCCTCGGCGCGATCAGTCGCCTGGCCATTGTGGAGGAGATCCCGGCGACGCTGCGAGTGGAGGACTGA
- a CDS encoding GNAT family N-acetyltransferase, whose product MVAYRLMDESCPVHTCLHGAPIQLADCRPGAEAYVETIGSLPAGSVAGALVALAQRYGASGTMALDAGRVVGKIRFWPEALEKQLGGLCVQQEEHIRPLIEAAETLPPRVEAPVLRLNCVQVAADHRRQGIAGKMLDAALEWARRTGWHEVRAMAVCHIPPLLDWCGQLSRLALERRGFQTISQAVHPQLREGVVAQRAGAHGAEVQTQWADDFADVSDDQAGTMYELALPLRSGN is encoded by the coding sequence ATGGTTGCCTATCGGCTCATGGACGAGAGCTGTCCCGTGCACACTTGCCTGCATGGTGCGCCCATCCAGTTGGCCGACTGCCGGCCGGGCGCAGAGGCGTACGTTGAGACGATCGGCTCGCTCCCGGCGGGTTCTGTGGCAGGTGCACTGGTGGCCCTGGCCCAGCGATACGGCGCGAGCGGCACGATGGCCCTTGACGCAGGTCGCGTAGTGGGCAAGATCCGGTTCTGGCCCGAGGCACTCGAGAAGCAGCTTGGGGGGCTGTGTGTGCAGCAGGAGGAGCACATCCGTCCTCTCATCGAGGCGGCGGAGACGCTTCCGCCGCGGGTAGAGGCTCCTGTTCTGCGCCTGAACTGCGTGCAAGTCGCCGCTGACCATCGTCGGCAGGGAATCGCTGGCAAGATGTTGGATGCTGCCCTCGAGTGGGCGCGCCGCACTGGCTGGCACGAGGTGCGCGCCATGGCGGTTTGCCACATCCCGCCCCTGCTTGACTGGTGTGGCCAGCTGAGTCGGCTGGCGCTCGAACGTCGCGGCTTCCAGACCATCAGCCAAGCAGTCCACCCCCAGTTGCGCGAGGGGGTCGTTGCACAGCGGGCCGGCGCCCATGGCGCGGAGGTGCAGACCCAATGGGCGGACGACTTCGCGGACGTGTCCGACGACCAGGCGGGCACGATGTACGAGTTGGCGCTGCCGTTGCGAAGCGGGAACTGA
- a CDS encoding DUF1559 domain-containing protein, producing MTRRGFTLIELLVVIAIIAILAAILFPVFAKAREKARQASCLSNVKQIGIGLMAYLQDYDERLPMTYFYIGAAGSSDLYWPIDVLQPYINNWQINFCPSFKWATPYSGCRPPGLPSPLDGSYAIVFNITSNRGRYASTSLSRCPIGEIARPAETLVACDSTWPEIFGAWSGDPDPLVFTEVGRLPRTPDKHNDGNNYVFCDGHAKWLKDTEPGMWTVRDDNVAAMN from the coding sequence ATGACCCGTCGAGGCTTCACACTGATCGAGTTGCTGGTTGTCATCGCGATCATCGCGATCCTGGCCGCCATCCTGTTTCCGGTCTTTGCCAAGGCCCGTGAGAAAGCTCGACAGGCGAGCTGCCTGTCGAACGTCAAGCAGATCGGCATTGGGCTCATGGCCTACCTGCAGGACTACGATGAGCGCCTGCCCATGACGTACTTCTACATCGGCGCCGCGGGGTCCAGCGATCTGTACTGGCCCATAGACGTGTTGCAGCCCTACATCAATAACTGGCAGATCAACTTCTGCCCCAGCTTCAAGTGGGCCACTCCCTACAGTGGTTGCCGCCCTCCGGGCCTCCCGAGCCCGCTCGACGGCTCCTATGCCATCGTTTTCAACATCACGTCCAATCGCGGAAGGTATGCCAGCACTTCACTGTCCAGGTGCCCCATCGGCGAAATCGCCCGGCCGGCCGAGACGCTGGTGGCCTGCGACTCGACCTGGCCGGAGATCTTCGGCGCCTGGAGCGGCGACCCGGACCCGCTGGTCTTCACCGAGGTCGGCCGTCTGCCCCGCACCCCCGACAAGCACAACGACGGCAACAACTACGTCTTCTGTGACGGCCACGCCAAGTGGCTGAAGGACACCGAGCCGGGCATGTGGACCGTCCGCGATGACAACGTCGCCGCCATGAACTGA
- a CDS encoding prealbumin-like fold domain-containing protein, which translates to MSSQTRGMVPLRICRETAAGECVPATGPQRISILRGSVVVFEVVTDANGYVIANLPPGSYTLLVNGGCPTPLTVTQPGQEVRVCSKCAT; encoded by the coding sequence ATGAGCAGCCAGACCCGAGGCATGGTCCCACTCCGGATCTGCCGGGAGACAGCCGCCGGGGAATGTGTGCCGGCAACAGGGCCACAGAGGATCAGCATCCTCAGGGGGAGCGTCGTGGTCTTCGAGGTCGTCACTGACGCGAATGGCTATGTGATAGCGAACCTGCCGCCAGGCAGCTACACACTGCTCGTCAACGGCGGCTGCCCGACGCCGCTGACGGTGACCCAGCCTGGACAGGAGGTAAGGGTCTGCAGCAAGTGTGCCACCTGA